The genomic window TGTTCCCGGAGAAAAGGAATTCTCAGGCAAGGGAGTGCATTACTGCGCATTATGCGACGGCTCATTCTATAAGGATAAGGCAGTAGCTGTTGTTGGGGGCTCTGACTCTGCAGCTAAGGATGCTTTGCTATTGACGCAATATGCAAAAAAAGTCTATATCATATACAGGAAGGAAAAAATACGGGCAGAGCCCATAACCAAAGCCAAAGTAGACGGGAACGAAAAGATAGAGGTCATAAATAATACAAACGTAACTGAAATCAGGGGAGAGAAGTTTGTCAATAAGCTTATTTTAGACAATGAATACAATAACTCAAAAGAATTCCCAATAGATGCAGTCTTCATTGACATAGGCCATATACCAATTTCTGATTTAGCAAAAGGCACAGGTGTTGAGCTGGATGAAAAAGGAGAGGTAAAGCTGGATCGAAGAGGCTTTACTAACATCGAGGGGGCCTTCGCAGCAGGAGACGTAACCAACACAAGATTTAAGCAGGCCATAACAGGCGTTGCTGAGGGCGTTACAGCAGCATACAACGCCTATAATCATGTTGATAAGGGGAATGTTATAGACCGCGGCATTACAGGAAGATGAAAATAGCTGTCTGCGGCTCAGGAACAGTTCTTGATAGAAAAACAGCCGAAATAGCAGCAGAAATCGGAAAAGAGATAGCGGAAAATAAGCATATCCTGTTAACAGGAGGCTGCTGCGGCTATCCGAACGAAGCAGCTAAAGCAGCATTTGAGAATAAAGGCAGTGTAATTGCATATTCTCCTGCAAAAGACAAGAAAGGACATGCAGAAAAGTATTCCTTTCCAACCGAAAACTTCACTGAGATTATTTACACCGGAAAAGGCATTCCGGGCAGGAATCTGGATTTGGTAAAAGCAGCAGATGCAGTCATAATAATAGGGGGAAAAGCAGGCACCCTGAATGAATTCACCATTGCTTTTCAACTGGGGAGGAGAATAGGCGTTCTTCTTGGCAGCGGAGGAATTAGCTGCAAAATAAGGGAAATAGCTGGGATAATTGGCAAGAATAAAGATAAAAATAATATAAAATACAGCTCCGGCCCAAAAGAGCTGGTTAATGAGATGGCAGAACTAAGAACTTAAATCTTCTGCATAGACAATTTTATCTAAAAAGCCGTCGGCTTTCTCGCCCTCCGAAATTTTAATGCTGTCACTCGGAGAAAAGCCAATATATGCTGCAGAGTAATTCGGCTGAACAGGTTTCTCCCTAGATGGAATATACATCAATGTAAAATACCTTACCGTTGCGGCCCTGCCCATATCAAAAATATGTTCCATAGCAGCTCTTGCAGTTCTTCCGGTCTTCATTACTGTGTCAACAAGATATATATCTGCCCCCTCAACATCGTCTTCAGTCAGGCTGCTCGGCTCTACTTTTTTCTGGCCCTGCCCGTCATCATCCCTATAGAGGGTAGTGCATAAGTTCCGGGTGTTGATTGCCACACCATCCAAATATTTTTCCGGATCAACATATACCTTTCTTTTACTCATGTGATGGGTTATTCTCCTCTGCATCAGTAAACCATCATTCAGAATAGCAACCATCACAGGACGTTTCTCTGTTCTTTGATCCATCATAAGGGATATCATCGCCTGCGCAATATCATCGTACATGCTGGATAGGTCAACTGCCTGCAGCGTTGCCATTGAATCGTATTTTTGACCGTATGAAATTCCGTCATATTTCATTATAAAAATCACTTTATATAATTTATATAAAATCAAAAAAACAATTATTTAAATAACTTATCATTGCCTTTAATGATGGAAATCTACCACCCCCGTGAAGATTCCTACCTGCTGGAAAAATACGTAAAAAAGCATGCAAAAGGCATTTGCTTGGATATGGGCACAGGCTCGGGAATACAGGCGAAAGCGGCCGCTTCCTCTAAAAAAGTGGTAAAAGTCTTTGCCCTTGATATTAACAGGCAGGCAGTCGGGCATTGCAGGGAAATAAGAAACAAGAAAATAATCTGCCTCAAGTCTGATCTCTTTATGGTTTTTCGCGGAAACAGGGATTACAGGGATTTGAAATTTGACACAATAATATTCAACCCGCCCTATCTGCCGGAAGAGAAAAAGGACAAAGACATTGCCTTGGATGGCGGTGAAAAGGGGTATGAGCTAATCCAGAAATTCCTGAACCAGGCAAAATTCTATATGAAGCCCAGGACCATTATCTTATTGGTTTTTTCTTCATTTACAGGCAGGGATAAGGTGAACCAATACCTGCTAAAAAAGGGGTTTAGGTTCAGGGAAATGGAGAAGGCCCATATATTCTTCGAGGATATATATTGCTACAAGATCATGCAAAAATGAACAGGAGACTTTACGCAAAAGGAAAGCGCGGCTTAATCTACCTTGCATGCTACAAGGGCAAAAAAATAATAATAAAAAAGAAAAATCCTAAATCAGCCGCACCTGGAAGAATAGAGATAGAAGCACAATTTCTAAAAAAAGTAAACAGGAAAGGAATAGGCCCGAAATTCATCTATTTTAAAGGCAATGAATTAGCGATGGAATATATAAACGGCGTTCATTTCACCGATTACATGAAAACACAGCCTAAAGATAAAATGAGAAAAGTTGTAATGCTGCTGGAAAAGCAAGTCAAAGCTTTAGACAAGCTGAAAATCAACAAGTATGAGATGAGCAGGCCTTTCAGGAATGTTATAATCAGGAACGATAAGCCGGTCATGATTGACTTTGAGCGCTGTAAATATTCACCGAATCCAAAGAACCTGAGGCAGTTTCAGGAGTTTAAGAAGCGCCTCGAGCAGGGATTATTTTCTTAACAAAAGCATAAGCCAGCACAATATGCCTCAAAACAACAAACACGCTTGAATAAACCAGTGCTGTTGTAAATTCCTGGAAAGAGAAGATATGGATTAGCGTGCTGAACAATACAGCCAGGTTAAGGAACTCCATTAAATAGAATGCAATCATGTTCAGGCCGAACAGGGCAAAGAAAGGCAGCAGCCATAATAGGTATTGTGGTGAAAAAACCTTATTCACAAGAAGAAAAAGAAATACAGACATGAATGATGCAAATATAAAACCCTTCTTCCTGAATTTGAAGTTCACAATAAGGTAACCCGAAGCAAATATAATCAGGGTCAGGGTATTGACAGTCTCCACATTTAATGAAGGTATAAACTGCATAATAATCCACCAGATTGAGTCGGGATTTGGCATTCTCTGGCTGTGGAATCCGTATATGCCGTACCACATTGTAAAGTTGTTGATCATAAAGTAGGCATTAACAGCAAGGAAAGTTCCTAAAAAAGCCATCCCTATCCTGATCCAGTCTTTAAATCTCCTGTGCAGCAATACAGGAAATAAGAAAAGAACAGGATACATCTTTGTGGAAAATCCCAGCGACAGGAAAATAGCAGCTAATATATCCTTTCTTTCCTTGTAATAGTAAACAGCAAGTATGGAAAACATCACTGCTATTATGTCCCAGTTATAAAACGAGAACCAAAGCAGGCTTGGGGCCAATGCCCAGAATATGAACAGGTATTTTTTATTAGTCCCCATTATTTCAGATAGCTTATAGAGGTATATTGTGGAGATTATGGCACAAGCAAGGAAAATAATGTAGTGGAAATAAAGATAGAAATTCCCCCCAAGTCTGGAAGCAAGGTGCATTGTTATGCCGATAATCACAGGATATTCAACAAATTTATCTGCATACGGAAACCCTTTCTCAAAGGCCTTATTCGACCAAGGCCCCAGATCGCTGTAGCCTATATTCCACGGAATTATCTTTTTTATGCCTAAATACTTTACAATAAAGCAGAAAGAAACCGAAAATATGACAGTGATAATAAGATATTTTAAGATGTCCTTCTTTTTAATCTTCATGCAATAAGCATATCTCTTTTATTTATAAAAATTTATATATTCTGAAGTTTTAGGAAGGAGAATGAACTTCAGCCAAAAAGTCTGGAAATTATGCAGTAAAATTCCCGAAGGCAGAGTTACAACCTATAGGGAAATAGCCAAAGCATTAAACACAAAAGCATACAGGGCAGTTGGAAACGCGCTAAGGAATAATCCTGATTCACCTTTTGTGCCATGCCATCGCGTAGTAAAATCAAGCGGCGAAATAGGCGGCTATAAGGGAAAAATGCACTCAAAGGAAAAAATAAGATTGTTGAGAGAGGAAGGGATTCAAATAAAAGGGAATAAGATAATTGATTTTAAGCTACACAAGTTCTGAAAAATATGAAGCTAATTCTTTTGTCAAGGCTTCATCCATACATACATTTTTTCCTAACACTTTTTTGCTGACTTTCGAACTGTCATATCCGAATCGCAAAAATCTGGCTTTTTTTCCGTCATATAACACAGCGGATGGAATCCCAATATGGTCCCGGGGCTGGCCAACAGATCCTACGTTTATAAACACCTTTTCACCAGTTAATTCATATAATTGTCCTAACTCCTGGTCTGTCAGATAGCCTTTTCTTGTTAACACTCCCGCCCTATGGCTGTGGCCGACAAAGCAAACGCCCTCAATTAAACTAAATTGTTCTTCTCTATACTGCTTAAAAACCTCACATACCTGGCTATGTTCGTCTAAGGATAATCTTTGCCTCTGGAACAATTTTTGGGCAATGTGATTGGATGTCCTTAAACTCGATAAAATGTAATCTGTTAATGGCTCCTTTGGAGATCCATGGTAGAATTGAGTTGGCTTCCCAAAAATATCAGCTTTCATTGAATTTGGCAAGCTCCGGAGATAATCTGTTATTTTATCTGCATCATTCTCCTGCTGTATTTTCTTTTCCGTCCAGCTAAGTGAATTTCTTGCCAAGTCTATATAATTTTCTGAAGAACAACCGTCCGAGGCAAGCGCATAATCATGATTGCCCATTATAACATGAGGTAACGTCTGAACTCTTCGTATACATTCAATAGGTTCAGGCCCATATCCTGCAATATCCCTAAGAAAATATATTTCCTTAATTCCTTCTTTAGTAAGTTTTCCCAAAACTGCTTACAGCGCATCAATATTGCTATGGGCGTCAGAAATAATGGCAATTGGTGTCATCCGTAATAAAAATAGAATATAATTTAAATAAATTTATCTTTTCTTCTTTTTAGTCTTCTTAATCTCTTTCTCTAAATCAAGCTCATCAAGCAGCTCTTTATACCTGTTCCTGATCGTAACTTCCGTAACGCCGGCAACATCAGCTACCTCTCTCTGGGTTCTTTTCTCGCCGTGTATCAAAGCGGAAACATAAAGAGCGGCAGATGCAATCCCTGTAGGCCCCCTTCCTGAGGTCAGCTCTATTTTCTGGGCTTTCTCAAGTATCTCAATAGCCTTGCTCTGCGTCTCAGCACTCAGCTTCAAGGCAGACGCAAACCTTGCTATGTAATCAGCAGGATTTGAAGGCAGTATAGTCAAGCCAAGCTCCCTTGTAACAAACCTGTAAGTCCTTCCTATCTCCTTCTTCTCGATTCCGCTGGCTTCAGACAGCTCATCTAATGTACGCGGCACTTCATGCCTTCTGCAGGCAGCATATAACGCGCCCGCAACAACTGATTCCATGCTTCTTCCTCTTACCAGCCCCCTTTGGACAGCCAATGTATAGATTCTTGCAGCCTCTTCTTCCACAGACTTAGGCAGCTTCAGGAAGCTTGATACCCTTTTAAGCTCAGCTAAGGCAAGCTTTAGGTTTCTTTCGATAGCTGTGGAAATCCTTGACTGCCATTTCCTCAGCCTGAAGAATTTGTTCCTGTCAGCCCCGTCCAACTTGAACAGGTCTGCTTTCTGCCCCACTTCTGTCCCCAATCCCTGGTCGAACTGGGTGAAAGTCATGGGAGCTCCCGCCCTTCTTCTGCTCTCTGCTTCAGGAGTGTCAAACTCGCGCCATTCCTGCGTGAAATCGACCATCTTGTCCTCTATGACAAGACCGCAGTCCCTGCATATGATCTCACCCTTTTCCTTGTTCCAGAACAGGTTTATTCCGCCACATTCCGGGCATTTCTTAACCATTTCAGCCATAGATATCACCTAATCAAAGGATCCCCCAATCCTTGATATGATTATTAAATTATATAAATATTTATAAAGAGAAATCGTTCATAATATATAAAGCTTTCGGAAATTTTAAATAAATATTCAATAAACAACAATATCCTGCATATCCTGCAAAGCCTGCTTTACAAAATCAATCTTCTGCCTGCTGCCTCCGTAAACAGTGAATATCCTCTTCCCTTTCTTAATAGTATCCCCAATCTGCCTGTAAAGCATAATGCCTGCTCCCCTGTTCTCAGGAGCGCCTGCTATCCTTGCCAGTTTCGCTGTCAGGATGTTGTTTATGTTTTTTACCTTTCCGTTTCTTTTTGCGATATAATCATACTCAAACCTTGCCAAGGGTATTTCTTCAGGCTTGACATTGGGATTGCCTTTCTGCAGCTTTATGATCTGCTTCATCTTCTGATAGGCCTTGCCGGATCTCAAGATATGCTGGGCCAGCATTGCTCCTTTCTTCTCACCGACCATCTTGAAAAGCTCGCCTGCCATCTTGATGCACTTCTTTTCAAGGTCCAAAGGCCTGTCGTAATCCTGCCTCAAAACCTTTAGGACATCCCTTGCTTCCAGAGCAGGGCCGATGCCTTTCCCTATAGGCTGCCTGCCGTCTGTTATTATGATCCTTGTTTTCATGTCCAGGTTTTTCCCCAGTTTTGTGAACTCCCCCTTAAGGTGGATCGCCTTGATCCTGTCTGTTATCTTTGTGTTGGGCCCTATGGGAATGTCAATTATTACATGAGTTGAAGAAACAGAATGCTTTTTGGCCATTATAGAGGCCAATAGCTGTGATTCAGCGTCTATCATCAGGCTTTTCTCAGCTTTTATGATTTTGTCGTCTGCAGGCGCAAGGTTCAGGGCACCGCCCCAGACAATGCAGGCATTTGCCTTATTTATTATGTCCCTCATCTCCTCGATTGGGAAAACAACCTTGGCAAGCACTTCCATGGTATCAGCAGTTCCCGCAGGGCTTGTAATTGCCCTGCTGCTGGTCTTGGGCATAGCATATCCTGCTGCTGCTATTATCGGCACAATAACCATAGTAGTCCTGTTGCCAGGTATTCCTCCTATGGAATGCTTGTCCATTATTATCTTCCTGTTCAGCCTGAGCCTCTGCCCTTCTGTGGCCATAGCCCTCGTAAGGCACACTGTCTCTTCCATTGTATTTGGGTTGCAATAGCATGCAGAAATAAAATAAGTCAATTCGATATCGCTCAGCTTATTATGGACAATATCCCATATTACCTGCTTAATCTCACTCTTATTGAGGTGCTTGCCGTCAAGCTTCTTCTTTATGTATTCCAGGGAAACAGGCTTTCTCGCGGGTATAATCCTGACAAGGCTGCCGTTCTTCAGGCCAAGTGAGGCGCTTACCTCATTCATGAGGCCTATCGTGCCTTTCTGGGGCGAATCCCTGCTCAGGTCTACGACAGCAGTTTCTATCTTCCTGCCTTTTTCTATCTTGACCCTGTCGCTTGCATGCAGGTCAAGTTTCTTGGCATCTTCCTCATTCAGCACAACAACCAATGGCCCGCCT from Candidatus Woesearchaeota archaeon includes these protein-coding regions:
- a CDS encoding thioredoxin-disulfide reductase gives rise to the protein MPEMYDTIIIGAGVAGLGAAIYSGRFEMKTLLISENIGGTIMNTNEVANYPGFNLISGIDLVDKLQNHVKDYKVDIENKKVDKVEKTPSIFKVKAQDKTFESKTVIFATGTEWRKLNVPGEKEFSGKGVHYCALCDGSFYKDKAVAVVGGSDSAAKDALLLTQYAKKVYIIYRKEKIRAEPITKAKVDGNEKIEVINNTNVTEIRGEKFVNKLILDNEYNNSKEFPIDAVFIDIGHIPISDLAKGTGVELDEKGEVKLDRRGFTNIEGAFAAGDVTNTRFKQAITGVAEGVTAAYNAYNHVDKGNVIDRGITGR
- a CDS encoding methyltransferase, which produces MMEIYHPREDSYLLEKYVKKHAKGICLDMGTGSGIQAKAAASSKKVVKVFALDINRQAVGHCREIRNKKIICLKSDLFMVFRGNRDYRDLKFDTIIFNPPYLPEEKKDKDIALDGGEKGYELIQKFLNQAKFYMKPRTIILLVFSSFTGRDKVNQYLLKKGFRFREMEKAHIFFEDIYCYKIMQK
- a CDS encoding DUF2029 domain-containing protein, with translation MKIKKKDILKYLIITVIFSVSFCFIVKYLGIKKIIPWNIGYSDLGPWSNKAFEKGFPYADKFVEYPVIIGITMHLASRLGGNFYLYFHYIIFLACAIISTIYLYKLSEIMGTNKKYLFIFWALAPSLLWFSFYNWDIIAVMFSILAVYYYKERKDILAAIFLSLGFSTKMYPVLFLFPVLLHRRFKDWIRIGMAFLGTFLAVNAYFMINNFTMWYGIYGFHSQRMPNPDSIWWIIMQFIPSLNVETVNTLTLIIFASGYLIVNFKFRKKGFIFASFMSVFLFLLVNKVFSPQYLLWLLPFFALFGLNMIAFYLMEFLNLAVLFSTLIHIFSFQEFTTALVYSSVFVVLRHIVLAYAFVKKIIPARGAS
- a CDS encoding methylated-DNA--[protein]-cysteine S-methyltransferase, which produces MNFSQKVWKLCSKIPEGRVTTYREIAKALNTKAYRAVGNALRNNPDSPFVPCHRVVKSSGEIGGYKGKMHSKEKIRLLREEGIQIKGNKIIDFKLHKF
- a CDS encoding transcription initiation factor IIB, with protein sequence MAEMVKKCPECGGINLFWNKEKGEIICRDCGLVIEDKMVDFTQEWREFDTPEAESRRRAGAPMTFTQFDQGLGTEVGQKADLFKLDGADRNKFFRLRKWQSRISTAIERNLKLALAELKRVSSFLKLPKSVEEEAARIYTLAVQRGLVRGRSMESVVAGALYAACRRHEVPRTLDELSEASGIEKKEIGRTYRFVTRELGLTILPSNPADYIARFASALKLSAETQSKAIEILEKAQKIELTSGRGPTGIASAALYVSALIHGEKRTQREVADVAGVTEVTIRNRYKELLDELDLEKEIKKTKKKKR
- a CDS encoding AMP phosphorylase, giving the protein MKLRAKNLEISTGGPLVVVLNEEDAKKLDLHASDRVKIEKGRKIETAVVDLSRDSPQKGTIGLMNEVSASLGLKNGSLVRIIPARKPVSLEYIKKKLDGKHLNKSEIKQVIWDIVHNKLSDIELTYFISACYCNPNTMEETVCLTRAMATEGQRLRLNRKIIMDKHSIGGIPGNRTTMVIVPIIAAAGYAMPKTSSRAITSPAGTADTMEVLAKVVFPIEEMRDIINKANACIVWGGALNLAPADDKIIKAEKSLMIDAESQLLASIMAKKHSVSSTHVIIDIPIGPNTKITDRIKAIHLKGEFTKLGKNLDMKTRIIITDGRQPIGKGIGPALEARDVLKVLRQDYDRPLDLEKKCIKMAGELFKMVGEKKGAMLAQHILRSGKAYQKMKQIIKLQKGNPNVKPEEIPLARFEYDYIAKRNGKVKNINNILTAKLARIAGAPENRGAGIMLYRQIGDTIKKGKRIFTVYGGSRQKIDFVKQALQDMQDIVVY